In Myxococcota bacterium, a single genomic region encodes these proteins:
- a CDS encoding aldehyde dehydrogenase family protein has translation MIVFDKFLVAGEWVAPDGRGHFDVHDASTEEVIGRVPAGSPVDVDRAVTAARRAFVGWAETAPAVRADALRQIAEGIRKRRAELVEVIIGELGAPRPMTEQFMVDFPANTIQFYADLLATYSFEERIGNSLVVKEPAGVIAAITPWNYPLHQIVAKLGPALAAGCTMVLKPSEVVPLSCFMLAEIVGAVVPGGVFNFLSGAGPVVGEAMVSHPGVDMVSFTGSTAAGRRVAELAARTVKKVSLELGGKSASVILDDADFEKAVRASLNHAFINCGQTCASWTRMLVPRERQAEAAALALDELRRGNGVGDPRQGKERLGPLVSATQRERVRGYIQSGIDQGARLLAGGTEPPAGLERGYYVRPTLFCDVRSDMKIAQEEIFGPVCTILPYDGEDDAVRIANDTIYGLGGAVWSRDAERARRVARRIRTAQLDINGAPFNPHAPFGGVKQSGNGRELGKYGLEEYLEPKALQFL, from the coding sequence ATGATCGTCTTCGACAAGTTCCTGGTGGCTGGCGAGTGGGTCGCGCCCGACGGCCGTGGTCACTTCGACGTGCACGACGCGTCGACCGAGGAAGTGATCGGCCGTGTGCCGGCGGGCAGCCCGGTCGACGTCGACCGCGCGGTGACCGCGGCGCGGCGCGCCTTCGTCGGCTGGGCGGAGACCGCCCCCGCCGTGCGCGCCGACGCGCTGCGCCAGATCGCCGAGGGCATCCGCAAGCGGCGCGCGGAGCTGGTCGAGGTGATCATCGGCGAGCTCGGCGCGCCGCGGCCCATGACCGAGCAGTTCATGGTCGACTTCCCGGCGAACACCATCCAGTTCTACGCCGACCTGCTCGCGACATACTCCTTCGAGGAGCGGATCGGGAACTCACTGGTCGTGAAGGAGCCGGCGGGCGTGATCGCCGCGATCACGCCCTGGAACTACCCGCTGCACCAGATCGTGGCGAAGCTCGGTCCGGCGCTGGCCGCGGGCTGCACCATGGTGCTGAAGCCGAGCGAGGTCGTGCCGCTGTCGTGCTTCATGCTGGCCGAGATCGTGGGTGCGGTCGTGCCGGGCGGGGTGTTCAACTTCCTCTCCGGCGCGGGGCCGGTGGTGGGAGAAGCCATGGTCTCTCACCCGGGCGTGGACATGGTCTCGTTCACGGGCTCGACCGCCGCGGGGCGCCGCGTGGCCGAGCTCGCGGCCAGGACCGTGAAGAAGGTGTCACTCGAGCTGGGCGGCAAGTCCGCGAGCGTGATCCTCGACGACGCCGACTTCGAGAAGGCGGTGCGCGCGAGCTTGAATCACGCCTTCATCAACTGCGGGCAGACGTGCGCGTCGTGGACCCGCATGCTGGTGCCGCGCGAGCGGCAGGCCGAAGCGGCGGCGCTCGCCCTCGACGAGCTGCGCCGCGGGAACGGCGTGGGCGACCCGCGGCAGGGCAAGGAGCGACTCGGGCCGCTCGTCTCGGCGACGCAGCGCGAGCGCGTGCGGGGCTACATCCAGTCTGGAATCGATCAAGGCGCACGGCTCCTGGCCGGCGGGACGGAGCCGCCCGCGGGCCTGGAGCGTGGCTACTACGTCCGCCCGACACTCTTTTGCGACGTGCGCAGCGACATGAAGATCGCCCAGGAGGAGATCTTCGGGCCGGTCTGCACGATCCTGCCCTACGACGGCGAAGACGACGCGGTGCGCATCGCCAACGACACGATCTACGGCCTCGGCGGCGCGGTCTGGTCGCGCGACGCGGAGCGCGCGCGGCGCGTCGCACGGCGGATCCGGACGGCGCAGCTCGACATCAACGGGGCGCCGTTCAATCCCCACGCGCCGTTCGGCGGCGTGAAACAGTCGGGGAACGGCCGCGAGCTCGGGAAGTACGGCCTCGAAGAGTATCTCGAGCCGAAGGCGCTTCAGTTTCTCTAG
- a CDS encoding phosphotransferase family protein — translation MSGSEAEGVVRGIQQQRVSEWLSAHIAGARGPFEFSLIAGGHSNLTYRVRDAAGELFVLRRPPLGAVLATAHDMAREHKIIAAVGRHTSVPVAPALGLCEDSEVNGAPFYVMKFVEGHVIADSATVARLFSEAQRREIGESLIDVLARLHRVDPDAIGLGDLGRKDSYLPRQLHRWRTQWENSKTRELPAMEEVHEALVAMMPPQKDATIVHGDYRLGNCITGDDRRIQAVLDWELCTLGDPMADIGYLMNNWAEPGEVGGSAAAAAAPSAAGGFQSRAEILASYSQKTGRDVSNVDYYRAFQYWRLAAIVEGVMARYLKGVMGGKADTTAFRAQIDGLAQSAVTLVRTLKAR, via the coding sequence ATGAGCGGAAGCGAGGCCGAAGGCGTCGTTCGGGGCATCCAGCAGCAGCGCGTGTCCGAGTGGCTCTCCGCCCACATCGCGGGCGCCCGGGGCCCGTTCGAGTTCTCGCTGATCGCCGGCGGGCACTCGAACCTCACCTACCGCGTGCGCGATGCGGCGGGCGAGCTGTTCGTGCTGCGGCGGCCGCCGCTGGGCGCGGTGCTCGCGACCGCCCACGACATGGCCCGCGAGCACAAGATCATCGCCGCGGTCGGGCGACACACCTCGGTGCCCGTCGCCCCGGCGCTCGGGCTGTGCGAGGACTCCGAGGTCAACGGCGCGCCCTTCTACGTGATGAAGTTCGTGGAGGGCCACGTGATCGCCGACTCGGCCACGGTCGCGCGCCTGTTCTCGGAAGCGCAGCGGCGCGAGATCGGCGAGTCACTGATCGACGTGCTGGCGCGTCTGCACCGGGTCGACCCGGACGCGATCGGCCTGGGTGACCTGGGGCGCAAGGACTCGTACCTGCCGCGCCAGCTCCACCGCTGGCGCACGCAGTGGGAGAACTCGAAGACGCGCGAGCTGCCGGCCATGGAAGAGGTGCACGAGGCGCTGGTCGCCATGATGCCGCCGCAGAAGGACGCGACGATCGTCCACGGTGACTACCGGCTGGGCAACTGCATCACGGGCGACGACCGGCGCATCCAGGCGGTGCTCGATTGGGAGCTGTGCACGCTGGGCGACCCGATGGCCGACATCGGGTACCTGATGAACAACTGGGCCGAGCCCGGCGAGGTCGGCGGCTCGGCCGCAGCCGCGGCCGCGCCTTCGGCGGCGGGCGGCTTCCAGTCGCGCGCCGAGATCCTCGCCAGCTACTCGCAGAAGACGGGCCGCGACGTGTCGAACGTGGACTACTACCGCGCCTTCCAGTACTGGCGCCTGGCCGCGATCGTCGAGGGAGTCATGGCGCGTTACCTGAAGGGCGTGATGGGCGGCAAGGCCGACACCACGGCCTTCCGCGCGCAGATCGACGGCCTCGCCCAGAGCGCAGTCACTCTCGTCCGCACGCTGAAGGCGCGCTAG